One genomic segment of Streptomyces sp. TLI_146 includes these proteins:
- a CDS encoding response regulator transcription factor produces MTDTPYHRIRVVVVDDHAVMRAGVIALLTDEPTIEIVGEANDGREGVDLVQRLAPDVALLDLRMPVLDGVAATTEIVALPTATRVLILTTYDTDVEIERAVEAGAVGYLLKDTTREQLADAIRSAARGETVLAPKVAERLVARMRRPKPISLTARERDVLRAVADGLSNAEIGRRLVIGEATVKTHLLRVFAKLDVSDRTRAVVVALEHGLLARS; encoded by the coding sequence ATGACCGACACCCCGTACCACCGGATCCGGGTGGTCGTGGTCGACGACCACGCCGTCATGCGCGCCGGAGTCATCGCCCTGCTGACCGACGAACCCACGATAGAGATCGTCGGCGAGGCGAACGACGGTCGCGAGGGCGTCGACCTCGTCCAGCGGCTCGCCCCCGATGTGGCCCTCCTCGACCTGCGTATGCCGGTGCTCGACGGCGTGGCCGCCACCACCGAGATCGTCGCCCTGCCGACGGCCACCCGGGTACTGATCCTCACCACCTACGACACCGACGTCGAGATCGAACGAGCCGTTGAGGCCGGCGCCGTCGGCTACCTCCTCAAAGACACCACCCGCGAGCAGCTCGCCGACGCCATCCGCTCAGCGGCGCGCGGTGAGACGGTCCTCGCACCCAAGGTCGCCGAGCGCCTCGTGGCCCGGATGCGCCGCCCCAAGCCGATCTCGCTCACCGCCCGCGAGCGGGACGTGCTGCGCGCGGTCGCCGACGGCCTGTCCAATGCCGAGATCGGCCGCCGTCTGGTGATCGGCGAAGCCACAGTGAAGACGCACCTTCTGCGGGTCTTCGCGAAACTCGACGTCAGCGACCGCACCCGCGCCGTCGTCGTCGCCCTGGAACACGGACTCCTCGCGCGTTCCTGA
- a CDS encoding NACHT domain-containing NTPase, whose product MSGVVPGARVRRTGVVYLTLLAVGTVGALLVALRIQDPASVLAALLPTWAGAYLAWNAYRADRTEAVVAYGPAEAADRLADAVRRQWEAEAALRLAAPHPLPVAWRDADPAPPEAATSQRLAGQGDEIVDVFTRRVPARRLLVLGEPGSGKTLLLVRLVLALIERRERDHPVPVLFPLASWDPAVLDLRTWMEHRLVQDHPELGAPASDAFGQVTLAAVLLERRLVLPVLDGFDELPPTVGALALHRLNEALPYGCGMVLSSRPAEYRAALQPCGAVPARLAELAAIRLQPLGAEEVATYLRDDAGGPRTAAAERWSAVVDPPGTAGPVAQALTSPLMVGLARSVYNPRPGERHERLPDPGELLRLRTRTAVGHHLLDAFVDAAYRPHPRRPSRWSADRAGPALRFLARYMERGRDGTAELAWWKLRHAVPTALPLMLAGVLLGVVAWSFEGIGMELTHHFTPDGAPVRWDQRGGLGVVAAGICGGLVCGLAAGLAALVLCVLAAAPEVTAQLVLNRVADATTLTLAGVIISGFACGGRPRLRRPADWDRGALLTALVAALCYPAAFGNGCGTAHALLYGVAAAAIRTDGVRADLTSPAARVRWHFSGQGLGRGLQVGLLIGASILLEGLLSDVLSGGDGAQYIAPPQPRAAFWAALQTGTVFGVACVLVHGLRAVPVDLGTSVDGRALLANDRRTLITCVLTATVVGAIGIGIQSWCAVLTGSTRVWGAEAAGGPLWGFVVGIIPAVLTGLAIGIRQSAWGHYTVARCYLALRAGLPYDLMAFLTDAHDRGVLRRVGAVYQFRHIELQHRLAGPPSLSETGDSQGAPQAPR is encoded by the coding sequence ATGAGCGGTGTTGTCCCCGGTGCACGTGTGCGGCGCACCGGGGTGGTGTATCTGACCCTGTTGGCCGTGGGCACGGTGGGGGCGCTCCTGGTCGCCCTGCGGATACAGGACCCGGCCTCCGTGCTCGCGGCGCTGCTGCCCACGTGGGCCGGCGCCTACCTGGCCTGGAACGCCTACCGGGCCGACCGGACCGAGGCGGTCGTGGCATACGGCCCCGCCGAGGCCGCCGACCGGCTTGCCGACGCGGTGCGACGGCAGTGGGAGGCCGAGGCGGCCCTGCGGCTGGCGGCCCCCCACCCGCTGCCCGTTGCCTGGCGCGACGCCGACCCCGCTCCGCCCGAGGCGGCCACCTCGCAGCGGCTCGCCGGCCAGGGCGACGAGATCGTCGACGTCTTCACGCGGCGCGTCCCGGCCCGGCGCCTGCTGGTCCTGGGAGAGCCCGGGTCGGGCAAGACCCTGCTGCTGGTGCGGCTCGTGCTGGCGCTGATCGAACGACGGGAGAGAGACCACCCGGTGCCCGTGCTGTTCCCGCTGGCCTCCTGGGATCCGGCCGTGCTGGATCTGCGCACCTGGATGGAGCACCGACTCGTACAGGACCACCCGGAACTGGGGGCTCCCGCTTCCGATGCCTTCGGGCAGGTCACCCTGGCCGCTGTGCTGCTGGAGCGGCGGCTGGTCCTGCCGGTGCTCGACGGGTTCGACGAACTGCCGCCCACCGTAGGGGCGCTGGCCCTGCACCGCCTCAACGAGGCGCTGCCGTACGGCTGCGGCATGGTCCTGTCGAGCCGTCCCGCCGAGTACCGGGCCGCCTTGCAACCGTGTGGCGCGGTCCCCGCCCGGCTCGCGGAACTGGCCGCCATCCGCCTTCAGCCGCTCGGCGCCGAGGAGGTCGCCACCTACCTGCGCGACGACGCCGGCGGCCCGCGTACCGCGGCCGCCGAGCGCTGGAGCGCGGTGGTCGACCCGCCGGGCACGGCCGGGCCGGTGGCGCAGGCTCTGACCAGCCCGCTGATGGTGGGCCTGGCGCGATCCGTGTACAACCCCCGCCCGGGAGAGCGGCACGAGCGGCTGCCGGATCCGGGCGAGCTGCTGCGGCTGCGCACCCGCACGGCTGTTGGGCACCACCTCCTCGACGCCTTCGTGGACGCCGCGTACCGGCCACACCCCCGCCGCCCCTCCCGCTGGAGCGCGGACCGGGCCGGACCGGCCCTGCGCTTCCTCGCCCGGTACATGGAGCGGGGACGCGACGGCACCGCCGAACTCGCCTGGTGGAAGCTGCGGCACGCCGTTCCCACCGCGCTGCCGCTCATGCTGGCCGGGGTGCTGCTGGGCGTGGTGGCCTGGTCGTTCGAGGGCATCGGCATGGAACTGACCCACCACTTCACGCCGGACGGGGCGCCGGTGCGCTGGGACCAGCGGGGCGGCCTGGGTGTCGTGGCGGCCGGGATCTGCGGCGGCCTGGTGTGCGGTCTCGCGGCGGGCCTGGCCGCCCTCGTGCTGTGCGTCCTCGCCGCCGCGCCCGAGGTCACCGCCCAACTCGTGCTCAACCGCGTGGCCGACGCCACGACCCTGACCCTGGCCGGGGTGATCATCTCCGGCTTCGCGTGCGGCGGCCGACCGCGCCTGCGACGGCCCGCCGACTGGGACCGAGGAGCCCTGCTGACCGCGCTGGTCGCCGCCCTCTGCTATCCGGCGGCCTTCGGCAACGGCTGCGGCACAGCGCATGCCCTCCTTTACGGTGTGGCCGCAGCCGCGATCCGCACGGACGGTGTACGCGCCGATCTCACCAGCCCGGCCGCCCGGGTGCGCTGGCACTTCAGTGGGCAAGGCCTCGGCCGCGGACTCCAGGTGGGCCTGCTGATCGGTGCCAGTATCCTGCTGGAGGGCCTGCTCTCGGACGTCCTGTCGGGCGGCGACGGCGCCCAGTACATCGCACCTCCCCAGCCGCGCGCCGCGTTCTGGGCGGCCCTGCAGACGGGCACGGTGTTCGGCGTGGCCTGCGTACTCGTGCACGGCCTGCGTGCCGTCCCGGTCGACCTGGGCACCTCGGTCGACGGGCGGGCCCTGCTCGCCAACGACCGGCGCACCCTCATCACCTGTGTCCTCACGGCGACGGTGGTCGGCGCCATCGGCATCGGGATCCAGAGCTGGTGCGCCGTGCTGACCGGCTCGACTCGCGTGTGGGGCGCCGAGGCGGCAGGCGGCCCGCTGTGGGGCTTCGTCGTGGGGATCATCCCGGCTGTACTGACCGGCCTTGCCATCGGTATCCGGCAGTCGGCCTGGGGCCATTACACCGTTGCCCGCTGCTATCTGGCCCTGCGTGCGGGACTGCCGTACGACCTGATGGCCTTCCTCACCGACGCCCACGACCGGGGTGTGCTGCGACGGGTGGGAGCCGTCTACCAGTTCCGCCACATCGAGCTACAGCACCGGCTGGCCGGCCCGCCGAGTCTGTCCGAGACCGGTGACTCACAGGGGGCACCGCAGGCACCGCGTTAG
- a CDS encoding EF-hand domain-containing protein: MSEKARVLFEALDLDADGRLTRVEVISALRDRGPTLAARGVLPFWGVQDADASSALFDAADANGDAVLTFEEFTAVVDRRFGW; this comes from the coding sequence ATGAGTGAGAAGGCGCGGGTCCTGTTCGAGGCGTTGGATCTGGATGCCGATGGGCGGCTGACGCGGGTCGAGGTGATTTCGGCGCTGCGGGACCGGGGGCCGACGCTGGCGGCTCGCGGGGTGCTGCCGTTCTGGGGCGTACAGGACGCGGACGCGTCGTCGGCGTTGTTCGACGCGGCGGATGCGAACGGGGACGCGGTGCTGACGTTCGAGGAGTTCACGGCGGTGGTGGACCGGCGGTTCGGCTGGTAG
- a CDS encoding BTAD domain-containing putative transcriptional regulator has translation MTFTASPGHSVGCESGRTAACRFTLLGPLRVHEGPAEVRVGAPQTQAVLAALLLRARTPVPTRELIAAVWGDEAPPGALGSLHTQVSTLRRLLEPGRAPRAAARTLLTTGDAYTLRVAPEDVDLTVFELRTAEARRAWAAERPERARSLFVSALDLWRGMPLAGVPGPYAEAQRTRLEELRLSAVEARWEAEIVLGGHDKAVGPLRVLAAEHPWRERVHELLMTALHHCGRRADALDVHAHVRRVLAEELGTRPGPGLDRLQQKILTARPERQAGDAARLRAPDRSYGSAQLPQDIADFTGRSDEVDRLCATLEKGGIVALSAISGMGGIGKTALAVRVARRMRHRFPDGQLYADLRGTDPRPAEPMEVLGRFLCALGVHAGHLPTLPEERAALYRSLLATRQVLVVLDNARDPAQVRELLPGAPGSAVLVTSRSRLAGLTGATLVDLRPMTRAEALELLTRIVGDQSVSAEPEAAAEVLNACGHLPLAIRIVASRLIARPDHTLAETAALLADERRRLGAFRAEDTAVETTFRLGMNLLDAEHVRAFGLLALPETPELSVPVAAALLARPEREAEELCEALVDLSLLESVAPGRYRYHDLLRLFARQTACADMPDHERTAALTRLLEFCLATALDAHRVSLPDDVFPGNTTPLPSRGLDFTCPQEATAWLLDEQTSLLGLIEQAAGDASLSLAVCADLLLAADPLGRLGAQPYGIERAARTLADAARAAGHRTAEARALYMLGSSVQHRFAMRLGAPDLDRAIELCRAAGDRTLLAHVLITRGGGALALRDFTTAYTLLAEALTHGRALASRGIEAYALGFLGLALLATGRPEEALAHCREAVAVTRATGDIAGQANALHNLGQVCLRTGRTSEAFDHLHESLRLWRETGSRFREGLLLGAIAEAHNVSGRPVEAAEHAVRARDIAEARGDAGILARALAQLGHAHRTQGDTDRAREHYRRAASVFRELGLPDADDVAQYLSEL, from the coding sequence ATGACCTTCACTGCCTCGCCCGGTCACTCCGTGGGCTGCGAATCCGGGCGAACTGCCGCCTGCCGCTTCACCCTTCTCGGTCCCCTTCGGGTGCACGAGGGGCCGGCCGAGGTACGTGTCGGCGCGCCCCAGACGCAGGCGGTGCTCGCGGCCCTGCTGCTACGGGCGCGCACCCCCGTGCCCACCCGGGAACTGATCGCCGCGGTCTGGGGCGACGAGGCCCCGCCCGGCGCACTGGGGTCGTTGCACACCCAAGTCTCCACCCTGCGACGGCTGCTGGAGCCCGGCCGGGCACCCCGCGCCGCCGCGCGCACGCTGCTGACGACGGGCGACGCCTACACCTTGCGCGTCGCCCCGGAGGACGTCGACCTGACGGTCTTCGAGCTCCGTACGGCCGAGGCACGGCGGGCCTGGGCCGCCGAACGGCCCGAGCGGGCGCGGTCGCTGTTCGTCTCCGCGCTGGACCTGTGGCGCGGGATGCCGCTCGCCGGTGTGCCCGGCCCGTACGCCGAGGCTCAGCGCACCCGGCTGGAGGAGCTGCGTCTGTCGGCGGTCGAGGCGCGTTGGGAAGCCGAGATCGTGCTGGGCGGGCACGACAAGGCGGTCGGTCCGCTGCGCGTACTGGCGGCCGAACACCCCTGGCGCGAGCGGGTCCACGAGCTGCTGATGACGGCGCTGCACCACTGCGGACGGCGGGCGGACGCCCTCGATGTCCACGCACATGTGCGCCGCGTGCTCGCCGAGGAGCTGGGTACCCGCCCGGGTCCCGGCCTGGACCGGCTCCAGCAGAAGATCCTCACCGCCAGACCCGAGCGGCAGGCGGGCGACGCGGCCCGGCTGCGGGCTCCGGACCGGTCGTACGGTTCGGCTCAACTGCCGCAGGACATAGCCGACTTCACGGGTCGCAGCGACGAAGTCGACCGGCTGTGCGCCACGCTGGAAAAGGGCGGGATCGTCGCCCTCAGCGCCATCAGCGGGATGGGCGGCATCGGCAAGACCGCCCTGGCCGTCCGTGTGGCCCGGCGGATGCGCCACCGCTTCCCGGACGGGCAACTGTACGCGGACCTCAGGGGAACCGACCCCCGGCCCGCGGAGCCCATGGAGGTGCTGGGCCGCTTCCTGTGCGCCCTCGGCGTCCACGCCGGTCACCTTCCGACACTTCCCGAGGAGCGGGCCGCCCTCTACCGCTCCCTGCTCGCCACCCGCCAGGTGCTCGTCGTACTGGACAATGCCCGCGACCCGGCCCAGGTGCGCGAACTGCTGCCCGGCGCGCCCGGCAGCGCGGTGCTGGTCACCAGCCGCTCCCGGCTCGCCGGCCTGACCGGGGCCACCCTGGTGGACCTGCGGCCCATGACGCGGGCGGAGGCCCTGGAACTGCTGACCCGTATCGTCGGCGACCAGAGCGTGTCGGCCGAGCCGGAGGCAGCCGCCGAGGTGCTCAACGCCTGCGGCCATCTGCCGCTCGCCATCCGCATCGTGGCCTCCCGGCTCATCGCCCGGCCGGATCACACGCTCGCCGAGACCGCCGCGCTGCTGGCCGACGAGCGGCGCCGCCTCGGCGCGTTCAGGGCCGAGGACACCGCCGTGGAGACGACCTTCCGGCTCGGCATGAACCTGTTGGACGCCGAGCACGTCCGCGCTTTTGGGCTGCTGGCCCTGCCCGAGACGCCCGAACTGAGCGTGCCCGTCGCCGCGGCACTGCTCGCCCGACCGGAGCGGGAGGCGGAGGAGCTGTGTGAAGCACTGGTCGATCTGAGCCTGCTGGAGTCGGTCGCCCCCGGCCGCTACCGCTACCACGACCTGCTCCGGCTCTTCGCCCGGCAGACCGCATGCGCCGACATGCCGGACCACGAGCGGACCGCCGCACTCACCCGTCTGCTGGAGTTCTGCCTCGCCACCGCCCTCGACGCCCACCGGGTGTCGCTGCCCGACGACGTGTTCCCCGGCAATACGACCCCGCTGCCCTCCCGGGGCCTGGACTTCACCTGCCCGCAGGAGGCCACGGCCTGGCTGCTCGACGAGCAGACATCGCTCCTGGGGCTCATCGAGCAGGCGGCGGGCGACGCCTCCCTGTCCCTGGCCGTCTGCGCGGACCTGCTGCTGGCCGCGGACCCGCTCGGCCGCCTCGGCGCACAGCCCTACGGCATCGAACGCGCCGCCCGCACCCTGGCCGACGCCGCGCGCGCCGCCGGCCACCGCACCGCCGAAGCACGCGCCCTGTACATGCTGGGCAGCTCCGTGCAGCACCGCTTCGCGATGCGGCTCGGCGCCCCGGACCTGGACCGCGCCATCGAGCTGTGCCGCGCGGCCGGTGACCGGACGCTGCTCGCCCACGTCCTGATCACCCGGGGCGGAGGCGCGCTGGCCCTGCGTGACTTCACCACCGCGTACACGCTGCTCGCCGAGGCGCTGACCCACGGCAGAGCCCTGGCCAGCCGCGGCATCGAGGCGTACGCGCTCGGCTTCCTCGGCCTGGCCCTGCTGGCCACGGGCCGGCCTGAGGAGGCACTGGCGCACTGCCGCGAGGCCGTCGCCGTCACCCGCGCGACCGGGGACATCGCGGGGCAGGCCAACGCCCTGCACAACCTCGGCCAGGTCTGCCTGCGGACCGGGCGGACGTCCGAGGCGTTCGACCACCTGCACGAGAGCCTGCGCCTGTGGCGTGAGACGGGCTCCCGCTTCCGCGAGGGCCTCCTGCTGGGCGCGATCGCCGAGGCCCACAACGTTTCAGGGCGGCCCGTGGAGGCAGCCGAACACGCCGTGCGGGCACGGGACATCGCCGAGGCGCGCGGCGATGCGGGCATCCTCGCCCGCGCGCTCGCCCAGCTCGGCCACGCCCACCGGACCCAGGGCGACACCGACCGGGCCCGGGAGCACTACCGCCGTGCGGCGAGCGTCTTCCGCGAGCTCGGCCTGCCCGACGCGGACGACGTCGCCCAGTACCTCAGCGAGCTCTGA
- a CDS encoding GNAT family N-acetyltransferase: MTWHLTDDVAAFRAAAGPFLAADPARNTVLLTVAEGAREGHWPGARFGWWTGSGSAVGGAYLQTPGMPPVLGTMPDGAAQELAGALRGEALVGVNGATATARAFGEAWGPYQVDRQERLFRLAELADPAPVVGRARLATEADLPVVTAWMTAFLEEVALPPGLGAAAAAARRTAAGQLVLWETDEGPVSLAASSAVLAGQSRIGPVYTPPALRGRGFAAVATAAATRLALEWGAEQVVLFTDLANATSNALYQRLGYRQVQDHLVLDFTGGAG; encoded by the coding sequence ATGACTTGGCATCTCACGGACGACGTCGCGGCCTTCCGGGCGGCCGCGGGCCCCTTTCTCGCCGCCGACCCGGCTCGCAACACGGTCCTGCTCACCGTCGCGGAGGGGGCGCGCGAGGGGCACTGGCCGGGCGCCCGTTTCGGCTGGTGGACCGGGTCCGGCTCGGCGGTCGGCGGCGCGTACCTCCAGACCCCGGGGATGCCCCCGGTGCTCGGCACGATGCCCGACGGCGCTGCCCAGGAGCTGGCCGGGGCGCTGCGGGGCGAGGCGCTGGTCGGCGTGAACGGGGCCACCGCCACGGCCCGCGCCTTCGGGGAAGCCTGGGGCCCCTACCAGGTGGACCGTCAGGAGCGGCTGTTCCGGCTCGCCGAACTCGCCGACCCGGCACCGGTGGTGGGCCGCGCCCGGCTGGCGACCGAGGCGGATCTGCCGGTGGTCACCGCGTGGATGACCGCGTTCCTGGAGGAGGTGGCGCTGCCGCCCGGCCTGGGCGCTGCGGCGGCAGCGGCGCGGCGCACGGCGGCCGGGCAACTGGTGCTGTGGGAGACGGACGAGGGGCCGGTGTCGCTCGCTGCCTCCTCCGCGGTGCTGGCCGGGCAGTCCCGTATCGGCCCGGTCTACACTCCGCCCGCACTGCGCGGCCGTGGCTTCGCGGCGGTGGCTACGGCGGCCGCGACCCGGCTGGCCCTGGAGTGGGGAGCGGAGCAGGTGGTGCTGTTCACGGACTTGGCCAATGCGACGAGCAATGCGTTGTACCAGCGGCTCGGGTACCGGCAGGTCCAGGACCACCTGGTACTGGACTTCACGGGCGGGGCCGGCTGA
- a CDS encoding DUF5954 family protein, with translation MNYGHEGAGGQRPLVVRVPVEPVEAVAEADAADAVRRAGGFAVRGPVFGVAAQDADDGARWRVVVAVTADNPQEARDSLNSLLWFKAKDDAKDRAERRGLLAAVAQLERERVEELAVLDTRYRIVRAEEYAGEGSGGIELPRPSDPEPATPDWDPKTPAVRIDDGLVLDPDAPLTPAQAAETLALRTLTYTGTRFPAPVRNDSLRARQTHPDVVLLPATYTLVERSSTGWTPVSSMHPTPHEARRTLEYTLLQFEPRRRGLLPDLHADARTLLAAGECDPQTAAQLAAYVAGADQLRAAPVNELEVDGIVYRVARTRRMLRWGPDGPETPRPTDPTGQDPCPIHVPLDEDGNIMPTPASGPETDMDMEMDTETDNT, from the coding sequence ATGAACTACGGGCATGAAGGTGCAGGCGGGCAACGGCCCCTGGTCGTGCGGGTCCCGGTGGAACCAGTGGAGGCGGTCGCGGAGGCGGACGCCGCGGATGCCGTACGGCGGGCGGGCGGCTTCGCGGTGCGCGGTCCCGTGTTCGGGGTGGCCGCGCAGGACGCCGATGACGGAGCCCGGTGGCGGGTGGTGGTCGCGGTGACCGCGGACAACCCGCAAGAGGCCCGCGACAGCCTCAACTCGCTCCTGTGGTTCAAGGCGAAGGACGACGCCAAAGACCGGGCCGAGCGGCGCGGGCTGCTGGCAGCGGTCGCCCAGCTGGAGCGCGAACGGGTCGAGGAACTTGCGGTGTTGGATACCCGGTACCGCATTGTGCGGGCCGAAGAGTACGCCGGTGAGGGCAGCGGCGGCATCGAACTGCCCCGCCCCAGCGACCCGGAGCCCGCCACGCCCGACTGGGATCCGAAGACACCGGCCGTACGGATCGACGACGGCCTGGTCCTGGACCCCGACGCGCCCCTCACCCCGGCCCAGGCCGCGGAAACCCTCGCCCTGCGTACGCTGACCTACACCGGCACGCGGTTCCCAGCTCCCGTACGCAACGACTCGCTGCGGGCACGGCAAACCCACCCCGATGTCGTGCTGCTGCCCGCCACCTACACCCTCGTGGAACGAAGCAGCACCGGCTGGACACCGGTCAGCTCCATGCACCCCACTCCGCATGAGGCCCGCAGGACACTGGAGTACACCCTCCTGCAGTTCGAGCCCCGCCGACGCGGCCTCCTCCCCGACCTGCACGCCGACGCCCGCACCCTCCTGGCCGCCGGGGAGTGCGACCCGCAGACCGCCGCACAGCTCGCCGCCTACGTCGCCGGCGCCGACCAACTCCGCGCCGCACCCGTCAACGAACTGGAAGTCGACGGCATCGTCTACCGCGTCGCCCGCACCCGCCGCATGCTCCGCTGGGGCCCCGACGGTCCCGAAACCCCACGCCCCACCGACCCCACCGGCCAAGACCCCTGCCCCATCCACGTACCCCTCGACGAAGACGGCAACATCATGCCCACGCCCGCCTCCGGTCCGGAGACGGACATGGATATGGAAATGGACACGGAGACGGACAACACCTGA
- a CDS encoding beta/gamma crystallin domain-containing protein: MISKTKRVARSVIVALAATTAVTVAMPTGNAFAIDHVECRGGENFLKIWSHLDNRSSVDCYANKGRTSFGSWWVDRISTGNNDLIYYDANGDSVRINRWTDITFPHRPPRVKDIEIL, from the coding sequence GTGATCTCAAAGACGAAGAGGGTTGCCCGTTCCGTGATCGTGGCGTTAGCGGCCACCACGGCGGTCACGGTCGCCATGCCCACGGGCAACGCGTTCGCCATCGACCACGTCGAGTGCCGTGGCGGGGAGAACTTCCTGAAGATCTGGTCGCACCTGGACAACCGCTCCAGCGTGGACTGCTACGCCAACAAGGGCCGGACGTCGTTCGGTAGCTGGTGGGTCGACCGCATCTCGACGGGCAACAACGACCTCATCTACTACGACGCAAACGGCGACTCGGTCCGCATCAACCGGTGGACGGACATCACCTTCCCGCACCGTCCCCCGCGGGTCAAGGACATCGAAATCCTTTAA
- a CDS encoding thymidylate synthase encodes MADTQYEDLLRLVLTSGTAKADRTGTGTRSVFGHQLRYDLSQGFPLITTKKVHLKSIVYELLWFLRGDSNVGWLQEHGVTIWDEWADSDGDLGPVYGAQWRSWPTPDGGHIDQISEVLDTLRRDPDSRRMIVSAWNVAELDKMALAPCHAFFQFYVADGKLSCQLYQRSADLFLGVPFNIASYALLTHMVAQQVGLEPGDFIWTGGDCHIYDNHVQQVREQLSRTPYEFPQLRLGKADSLFGYTYSDVEVLDYRHHPAIKASVAV; translated from the coding sequence ATGGCCGATACCCAGTACGAAGACCTGTTGCGGCTGGTGCTCACCTCCGGCACAGCCAAAGCCGACCGGACGGGCACCGGTACCCGAAGCGTCTTCGGGCACCAGCTGCGCTATGACCTCTCGCAGGGGTTCCCGCTGATCACCACCAAGAAGGTGCATCTCAAATCCATCGTGTACGAGCTGCTGTGGTTCCTGCGCGGCGACTCGAACGTCGGCTGGCTGCAAGAGCACGGCGTCACCATCTGGGACGAGTGGGCCGACAGTGACGGCGACCTCGGTCCGGTCTACGGTGCACAGTGGCGCTCCTGGCCCACCCCGGACGGCGGGCACATCGACCAGATCAGCGAGGTTCTGGACACACTGCGCCGGGATCCGGACTCGCGCCGGATGATCGTCTCCGCCTGGAACGTCGCCGAGCTGGACAAGATGGCGCTGGCGCCGTGCCACGCCTTCTTCCAGTTCTATGTCGCCGACGGCAAACTCTCCTGCCAGCTGTACCAGCGCAGCGCGGACCTCTTCCTCGGCGTCCCGTTCAACATCGCCAGCTACGCGCTGCTCACACACATGGTGGCGCAGCAGGTCGGCCTGGAGCCGGGTGACTTCATCTGGACCGGCGGCGATTGCCACATCTACGACAATCACGTGCAGCAGGTGCGCGAGCAGCTCTCGCGTACCCCGTACGAGTTCCCTCAGCTGCGTCTGGGCAAGGCCGACTCGCTGTTCGGCTACACCTACTCCGACGTGGAGGTGCTCGACTACCGGCACCACCCGGCCATCAAGGCTTCGGTGGCGGTGTGA
- a CDS encoding dihydrofolate reductase yields the protein MNVGLIWAQTPEGVIGADNAIPWRLPEDMAHFKATTLGHPVVMGRRTWDSLPVRFRPLAGRRNIVVTRDPQWAAEGAERAGSIAEALALAAEPLEPAAVPAETWVIGGGEIYRAALGYATMLSVTEVDTAVDGDAYAPTPGPEWKSTEDTDWRSSVSGLRYRIRLYTR from the coding sequence GTGAACGTCGGGCTGATCTGGGCGCAGACCCCCGAAGGCGTCATCGGGGCGGACAACGCCATTCCGTGGCGTCTGCCCGAGGACATGGCGCACTTCAAGGCGACCACCCTCGGCCACCCGGTGGTGATGGGGCGCAGGACATGGGATTCGCTGCCCGTACGGTTCCGCCCGCTCGCCGGGAGGCGGAACATCGTGGTCACCCGTGATCCCCAGTGGGCGGCCGAAGGGGCGGAGCGCGCGGGGTCCATCGCCGAGGCGCTCGCTCTCGCCGCCGAGCCGCTGGAGCCTGCGGCCGTGCCCGCCGAGACATGGGTGATCGGCGGCGGGGAGATCTATCGTGCCGCGCTGGGGTACGCCACGATGCTCTCGGTGACGGAAGTCGATACGGCGGTGGACGGTGACGCCTACGCCCCGACACCGGGCCCCGAGTGGAAGAGCACCGAGGACACGGACTGGCGGTCCTCGGTGTCAGGGCTGCGCTACCGCATTCGCCTGTACACGCGGTAA